Proteins encoded in a region of the Cydia pomonella isolate Wapato2018A chromosome 3, ilCydPomo1, whole genome shotgun sequence genome:
- the LOC133516530 gene encoding alpha-glucosidase 2-like isoform X2, with protein MLLLPIIWLATVIHCVKLHQNTKATPLPTTIDTFPSIMDPPEIALGGIKSIEKAKDHFVIKYDTADSGRLYMLNGHTFRYFVSKGDFIDFPEPRNEEDVAKMVLKSVDEYDTVPFDISTVEETEESFIIDAEHIKIYFDKENGIMNVKDKRTNKKVLQEAMPLSFVNNKTVQVLVNHKDEHFFGGGMQNGRFAHKGESIQIVNTNNWIDGGVTSPNPFYWSTYGYGVMRNTWQSGLYDFGSKTEKYVTTTHNEKYFDAFYFVSPHPKDILLDYFHLTGRPILLPEYAFYQAHLNAFNRDYWVEVTADTNGAILYEDGKYYKSYQPQDLGNKTGILESLNGELNNYQFSARAMIDRYVKHDMPLGWFIPNDGYGSGYGQTDSLQGDIQNLKEFAIYARKQGVEVALWTESNLEPKDPDNPKKGERDLSREVSEADVVALKCDVAWIGYGYSFGLNAVETATKIFHSSTKRAARPFIIMVDGWAGTQRYAGIWSGDQSGGQWEYIRFHIPTYIGSGLSGQPVVGSDMDGIYRGGKKEVNVRDYQWKTFTPLQLNMDGWGSVPKTPFTFDNEAIYLNRAYLKLKSVLMPYTYSINYESIRGLPMVRAMFLEFPEENPAYTNDSKYQYMWGPNILVAPVYTPDPFRDGIYLPNPQQVWIDFFTGEMYQGGKIYNNFETPLWKIPVFIKNGAIIPTTEPNNNPSEIKRDSRTFYLYPSGSSSFEVYEDDGISVEYEKGHFAKTKVKMATTESNKDEPDDLYVSIEETKGKYKSMVNERRTLIKIMTSIEPKEVEIMSQGRYTPLKKAESESEYDNEEDVYFVKDDEIVIPCMQDIAAENLKQKFLLIKLKKIDVTKEKVHFKVTGFENKRKVFGKDNGLDSSLPTPTNFALHEATPTSLTLSWDEVKEAKYYEIERDGYIFSNIIGNKFSFHGFKFVTEHSFRIRSVNDGESEWSDVLSTFTKEDPYVNTLKDVKVSCNFPCQPNQEICKLTDGDANSLWHTHWGSPGKMCPVKGKTLKLNFDLGRVHEVEKMEYLPREDAGNGTILLIQYRLSSDGQNWTPLSPKIYLKHDADTKTIKLDSAFRYIDLHVLDSVGSFGSGKLVRFYKKK; from the coding sequence ATTACATCAAAATACCAAAGCCACACCACTGCCAACAACCATAGATACATTTCCTTCAATCATGGACCCACCAGAAATAGCCCTTGGCGGAATCAAATCTATTGAGAAAGCAAAGGatcattttgtaataaaatatgacacagCAGACTCTGGCAGATTATACATGCTCAATGGCCACACCTTCCGGTATTTTGTATCCAAAGGAGATTTTATTGACTTCCCAGAACCTAGGAATGAAGAAGATGTTGCTAAAATGGTGCTTAAGAGTGTGGATGAGTATGACACAGTTCCATTCGACATATCCACCGTAGAGGAGACTGAAGAATCTTTCATAATAGATGCAGAGcatattaaaatttactttgatAAAGAAAATGGTATAATGAACGTAAAAGATAAACGCACTAACAAAAAAGTGTTGCAAGAAGCAATGCCATTATCATTTGTTAACAATAAAACAGTACAAGTATTAGTTAATCACAAAGATGAACATTTCTTTGGTGGTGGAATGCAAAACGGCAGATTCGCTCACAAGGGAGAAAGCATACAGATAGTAAATACCAACAACTGGATAGATGGTGGTGTCACATCTCCAAACCCATTTTACTGGTCAACTTACGGCTATGGAGTTATGAGAAATACTTGGCAATCCGGCTTGTACGATTTTGGATCGAAAACCGAGAAATACGTAACAACTACAcataacgaaaaatattttgatgcaTTTTACTTCGTTAGCCCTCATCCCAAAGATATTTTGTTGGACTATTTTCACCTCACGGGTAGGCCGATTTTGCTTCCCGAATACGCCTTTTATCAAGCTCATTTGAACGCATTCAACCGAGACTATTGGGTCGAAGTAACGGCTGACACGAACGGTGCTATTCTGTACGAAGATGGAAAGTATTATAAAAGCTATCAGCCCCAAGATTTAGGGAACAAAACGGGAATTTTGGAATCGCTAAACGGTGAATTAAATAACTACCAATTTTCCGCGCGGGCGATGATAGACAGATATGTAAAGCATGATATGCCGCTCGGTTGGTTTATACCTAACGATGGATACGGCTCAGGGTATGGTCAAACCGACTCACTACAAGGAGACATCCAAAATTTGAAAGAATTTGCGATTTATGCGAGAAAGCAAGGAGTGGAAGTTGCTCTGTGGACAGAATCCAATCTAGAGCCCAAAGACCCTGATAACCCGAAGAAAGGAGAAAGAGATCTAAGCAGAGAAGTTAGTGAGGCAGATGTAGTGGCCCTGAAATGTGACGTGGCTTGGATTGGTTACGGCTATTCCTTCGGACTGAATGCAGTCGAAACGGCTACTAAGATATTTCACTCGTCAACTAAGAGAGCCGCGCGACCATTTATTATAATGGTCGACGGGTGGGCGGGGACACAAAGATACGCGGGGATCTGGAGCGGAGACCAGTCCGGCGGACAATGGGAATATATACGCTTCCATATCCCCACATACATCGGATCTGGCCTCTCGGGGCAACCTGTTGTTGGCTCCGATATGGACGGAATATATCGCGGGGGTAAAAAAGAGGTTAACGTTCGGGATTACCAATGGAAAACATTTACTCCCCTGCAACTGAATATGGACGGATGGGGGTCGGTCCCTAAAACACCTTTCACTTTTGATAATGAAGCTATCTATCTCAACAGGGCTTATTTAAAACTGAAATCGGTACTTATGCCATACACTTACTCTATCAACTACGAATCTATTCGAGGTTTGCCGATGGTAAGAGCAATGTTTCTCGAGTTTCCTGAAGAGAATCCGGCTTACACGAATGATTCTAAATATCAGTACATGTGGGGCCCAAATATTCTCGTAGCGCCAGTGTACACGCCAGATCCTTTTAGGGACGGCATTTACTTGCCCAACCCTCAACAGGTGTGGATTGACTTCTTTACTGGAGAAATGTACCAAGGTGGAAAGATTTACAACAACTTCGAAACACCTCTTTGGAAGATACcagtttttatcaaaaatggtGCTATAATTCCTACAACAGAACCCAACAACAACCCTTCCGAAATTAAAAGAGACAGTAGAACGTTTTATCTTTACCCTTCCGGGTCATCAAGCTTCGAGGTGTACGAAGACGACGGTATTTCTGTAGAATACGAGAAAGGTCATTTTgctaaaacaaaagtaaaaatgGCCACAACCGAATCGAACAAAGATGAACCAGATGACCTTTATGTTAGTATTGAAGAAACCAAGGGAAAGTACAAAAGCATGGTAAACGAAAGAAgaactttaattaaaataatgacttCTATTGAACCAAAGGAGGTAGAAATAATGTCCCAAGGACGATATACTCCTTTGAAGAAAGCAGAATCAGAGTCAGAGTATGACAATGAGGAAGATGTTTATTTCGTTAAGGATGACGAAATTGTGATCCCATGTATGCAAGACATTGCCGCAGAAAATCTCAAGCAAAAGTTTCTGctgataaaattgaaaaaaatcgaCGTAACCAAAGAAAAAGTCCATTTTAAAGTTACCGGTTTTGAAAATAAACGTAAAGTATTTGGCAAAGACAATGGTCTCGACTCTTCACTTCCGACACCGACGAACTTCGCACTTCATGAGGCGACGCCTACATCTCTGACGTTGTCTTGGGACGAAGTTAAGGAAGCAAAATACTATGAAATAGAGAGAGACGGTTACATATTTAGTAACATTATTGGGAACAAATTTAGCTTTCACGGCTTTAAGTTTGTAACGGAACATTCCTTTAGAATTCGTAGTGTTAATGACGGCGAATCGGAATGGAGCGACGTTTTGTCGACCTTTACAAAGGAGGATCCTTATGTAAACACATTAAAGGACGTAAAGGTATCATGCAATTTCCCTTGTCAACCAAACCAGGAGATTTGCAAACTCACCGACGGGGACGCAAATTCCCTCTGGCACACGCACTGGGGCTCACCTGGCAAGATGTGCCCAGTCAAAGGAAAAACTCTGAAGCTAAATTTCGATTTGGGACGAGTGCACGAGGTTGAGAAGATGGAATATCTGCCCAGAGAAGATGCTGGTAACGGGACAATCCTCCTGATTCAATACAGGCTCTCAAGTGATGGCCAAAACTGGACACCCTTGTCTCCAAAGATTTACTTGAAACATGATGCGGACACAAAGACTATCAAGTTGGATAGTGCCTTCAGGTACATAGATTTACACGTTTTAGATAGTGTCGGTAGCTTCGGATCAGGAAAGCTTGTgcgtttttataagaaaaaataa
- the LOC133516530 gene encoding alpha-glucosidase 2-like isoform X3: MDPPEIALGGIKSIEKAKDHFVIKYDTADSGRLYMLNGHTFRYFVSKGDFIDFPEPRNEEDVAKMVLKSVDEYDTVPFDISTVEETEESFIIDAEHIKIYFDKENGIMNVKDKRTNKKVLQEAMPLSFVNNKTVQVLVNHKDEHFFGGGMQNGRFAHKGESIQIVNTNNWIDGGVTSPNPFYWSTYGYGVMRNTWQSGLYDFGSKTEKYVTTTHNEKYFDAFYFVSPHPKDILLDYFHLTGRPILLPEYAFYQAHLNAFNRDYWVEVTADTNGAILYEDGKYYKSYQPQDLGNKTGILESLNGELNNYQFSARAMIDRYVKHDMPLGWFIPNDGYGSGYGQTDSLQGDIQNLKEFAIYARKQGVEVALWTESNLEPKDPDNPKKGERDLSREVSEADVVALKCDVAWIGYGYSFGLNAVETATKIFHSSTKRAARPFIIMVDGWAGTQRYAGIWSGDQSGGQWEYIRFHIPTYIGSGLSGQPVVGSDMDGIYRGGKKEVNVRDYQWKTFTPLQLNMDGWGSVPKTPFTFDNEAIYLNRAYLKLKSVLMPYTYSINYESIRGLPMVRAMFLEFPEENPAYTNDSKYQYMWGPNILVAPVYTPDPFRDGIYLPNPQQVWIDFFTGEMYQGGKIYNNFETPLWKIPVFIKNGAIIPTTEPNNNPSEIKRDSRTFYLYPSGSSSFEVYEDDGISVEYEKGHFAKTKVKMATTESNKDEPDDLYVSIEETKGKYKSMVNERRTLIKIMTSIEPKEVEIMSQGRYTPLKKAESESEYDNEEDVYFVKDDEIVIPCMQDIAAENLKQKFLLIKLKKIDVTKEKVHFKVTGFENKRKVFGKDNGLDSSLPTPTNFALHEATPTSLTLSWDEVKEAKYYEIERDGYIFSNIIGNKFSFHGFKFVTEHSFRIRSVNDGESEWSDVLSTFTKEDPYVNTLKDVKVSCNFPCQPNQEICKLTDGDANSLWHTHWGSPGKMCPVKGKTLKLNFDLGRVHEVEKMEYLPREDAGNGTILLIQYRLSSDGQNWTPLSPKIYLKHDADTKTIKLDSAFRYIDLHVLDSVGSFGSGKLVRFYKKK, translated from the coding sequence ATGGACCCACCAGAAATAGCCCTTGGCGGAATCAAATCTATTGAGAAAGCAAAGGatcattttgtaataaaatatgacacagCAGACTCTGGCAGATTATACATGCTCAATGGCCACACCTTCCGGTATTTTGTATCCAAAGGAGATTTTATTGACTTCCCAGAACCTAGGAATGAAGAAGATGTTGCTAAAATGGTGCTTAAGAGTGTGGATGAGTATGACACAGTTCCATTCGACATATCCACCGTAGAGGAGACTGAAGAATCTTTCATAATAGATGCAGAGcatattaaaatttactttgatAAAGAAAATGGTATAATGAACGTAAAAGATAAACGCACTAACAAAAAAGTGTTGCAAGAAGCAATGCCATTATCATTTGTTAACAATAAAACAGTACAAGTATTAGTTAATCACAAAGATGAACATTTCTTTGGTGGTGGAATGCAAAACGGCAGATTCGCTCACAAGGGAGAAAGCATACAGATAGTAAATACCAACAACTGGATAGATGGTGGTGTCACATCTCCAAACCCATTTTACTGGTCAACTTACGGCTATGGAGTTATGAGAAATACTTGGCAATCCGGCTTGTACGATTTTGGATCGAAAACCGAGAAATACGTAACAACTACAcataacgaaaaatattttgatgcaTTTTACTTCGTTAGCCCTCATCCCAAAGATATTTTGTTGGACTATTTTCACCTCACGGGTAGGCCGATTTTGCTTCCCGAATACGCCTTTTATCAAGCTCATTTGAACGCATTCAACCGAGACTATTGGGTCGAAGTAACGGCTGACACGAACGGTGCTATTCTGTACGAAGATGGAAAGTATTATAAAAGCTATCAGCCCCAAGATTTAGGGAACAAAACGGGAATTTTGGAATCGCTAAACGGTGAATTAAATAACTACCAATTTTCCGCGCGGGCGATGATAGACAGATATGTAAAGCATGATATGCCGCTCGGTTGGTTTATACCTAACGATGGATACGGCTCAGGGTATGGTCAAACCGACTCACTACAAGGAGACATCCAAAATTTGAAAGAATTTGCGATTTATGCGAGAAAGCAAGGAGTGGAAGTTGCTCTGTGGACAGAATCCAATCTAGAGCCCAAAGACCCTGATAACCCGAAGAAAGGAGAAAGAGATCTAAGCAGAGAAGTTAGTGAGGCAGATGTAGTGGCCCTGAAATGTGACGTGGCTTGGATTGGTTACGGCTATTCCTTCGGACTGAATGCAGTCGAAACGGCTACTAAGATATTTCACTCGTCAACTAAGAGAGCCGCGCGACCATTTATTATAATGGTCGACGGGTGGGCGGGGACACAAAGATACGCGGGGATCTGGAGCGGAGACCAGTCCGGCGGACAATGGGAATATATACGCTTCCATATCCCCACATACATCGGATCTGGCCTCTCGGGGCAACCTGTTGTTGGCTCCGATATGGACGGAATATATCGCGGGGGTAAAAAAGAGGTTAACGTTCGGGATTACCAATGGAAAACATTTACTCCCCTGCAACTGAATATGGACGGATGGGGGTCGGTCCCTAAAACACCTTTCACTTTTGATAATGAAGCTATCTATCTCAACAGGGCTTATTTAAAACTGAAATCGGTACTTATGCCATACACTTACTCTATCAACTACGAATCTATTCGAGGTTTGCCGATGGTAAGAGCAATGTTTCTCGAGTTTCCTGAAGAGAATCCGGCTTACACGAATGATTCTAAATATCAGTACATGTGGGGCCCAAATATTCTCGTAGCGCCAGTGTACACGCCAGATCCTTTTAGGGACGGCATTTACTTGCCCAACCCTCAACAGGTGTGGATTGACTTCTTTACTGGAGAAATGTACCAAGGTGGAAAGATTTACAACAACTTCGAAACACCTCTTTGGAAGATACcagtttttatcaaaaatggtGCTATAATTCCTACAACAGAACCCAACAACAACCCTTCCGAAATTAAAAGAGACAGTAGAACGTTTTATCTTTACCCTTCCGGGTCATCAAGCTTCGAGGTGTACGAAGACGACGGTATTTCTGTAGAATACGAGAAAGGTCATTTTgctaaaacaaaagtaaaaatgGCCACAACCGAATCGAACAAAGATGAACCAGATGACCTTTATGTTAGTATTGAAGAAACCAAGGGAAAGTACAAAAGCATGGTAAACGAAAGAAgaactttaattaaaataatgacttCTATTGAACCAAAGGAGGTAGAAATAATGTCCCAAGGACGATATACTCCTTTGAAGAAAGCAGAATCAGAGTCAGAGTATGACAATGAGGAAGATGTTTATTTCGTTAAGGATGACGAAATTGTGATCCCATGTATGCAAGACATTGCCGCAGAAAATCTCAAGCAAAAGTTTCTGctgataaaattgaaaaaaatcgaCGTAACCAAAGAAAAAGTCCATTTTAAAGTTACCGGTTTTGAAAATAAACGTAAAGTATTTGGCAAAGACAATGGTCTCGACTCTTCACTTCCGACACCGACGAACTTCGCACTTCATGAGGCGACGCCTACATCTCTGACGTTGTCTTGGGACGAAGTTAAGGAAGCAAAATACTATGAAATAGAGAGAGACGGTTACATATTTAGTAACATTATTGGGAACAAATTTAGCTTTCACGGCTTTAAGTTTGTAACGGAACATTCCTTTAGAATTCGTAGTGTTAATGACGGCGAATCGGAATGGAGCGACGTTTTGTCGACCTTTACAAAGGAGGATCCTTATGTAAACACATTAAAGGACGTAAAGGTATCATGCAATTTCCCTTGTCAACCAAACCAGGAGATTTGCAAACTCACCGACGGGGACGCAAATTCCCTCTGGCACACGCACTGGGGCTCACCTGGCAAGATGTGCCCAGTCAAAGGAAAAACTCTGAAGCTAAATTTCGATTTGGGACGAGTGCACGAGGTTGAGAAGATGGAATATCTGCCCAGAGAAGATGCTGGTAACGGGACAATCCTCCTGATTCAATACAGGCTCTCAAGTGATGGCCAAAACTGGACACCCTTGTCTCCAAAGATTTACTTGAAACATGATGCGGACACAAAGACTATCAAGTTGGATAGTGCCTTCAGGTACATAGATTTACACGTTTTAGATAGTGTCGGTAGCTTCGGATCAGGAAAGCTTGTgcgtttttataagaaaaaataa
- the LOC133516530 gene encoding alpha-glucosidase 2-like isoform X1: MCFRQCSGQVALKSCDNNAFLVSQLHQNTKATPLPTTIDTFPSIMDPPEIALGGIKSIEKAKDHFVIKYDTADSGRLYMLNGHTFRYFVSKGDFIDFPEPRNEEDVAKMVLKSVDEYDTVPFDISTVEETEESFIIDAEHIKIYFDKENGIMNVKDKRTNKKVLQEAMPLSFVNNKTVQVLVNHKDEHFFGGGMQNGRFAHKGESIQIVNTNNWIDGGVTSPNPFYWSTYGYGVMRNTWQSGLYDFGSKTEKYVTTTHNEKYFDAFYFVSPHPKDILLDYFHLTGRPILLPEYAFYQAHLNAFNRDYWVEVTADTNGAILYEDGKYYKSYQPQDLGNKTGILESLNGELNNYQFSARAMIDRYVKHDMPLGWFIPNDGYGSGYGQTDSLQGDIQNLKEFAIYARKQGVEVALWTESNLEPKDPDNPKKGERDLSREVSEADVVALKCDVAWIGYGYSFGLNAVETATKIFHSSTKRAARPFIIMVDGWAGTQRYAGIWSGDQSGGQWEYIRFHIPTYIGSGLSGQPVVGSDMDGIYRGGKKEVNVRDYQWKTFTPLQLNMDGWGSVPKTPFTFDNEAIYLNRAYLKLKSVLMPYTYSINYESIRGLPMVRAMFLEFPEENPAYTNDSKYQYMWGPNILVAPVYTPDPFRDGIYLPNPQQVWIDFFTGEMYQGGKIYNNFETPLWKIPVFIKNGAIIPTTEPNNNPSEIKRDSRTFYLYPSGSSSFEVYEDDGISVEYEKGHFAKTKVKMATTESNKDEPDDLYVSIEETKGKYKSMVNERRTLIKIMTSIEPKEVEIMSQGRYTPLKKAESESEYDNEEDVYFVKDDEIVIPCMQDIAAENLKQKFLLIKLKKIDVTKEKVHFKVTGFENKRKVFGKDNGLDSSLPTPTNFALHEATPTSLTLSWDEVKEAKYYEIERDGYIFSNIIGNKFSFHGFKFVTEHSFRIRSVNDGESEWSDVLSTFTKEDPYVNTLKDVKVSCNFPCQPNQEICKLTDGDANSLWHTHWGSPGKMCPVKGKTLKLNFDLGRVHEVEKMEYLPREDAGNGTILLIQYRLSSDGQNWTPLSPKIYLKHDADTKTIKLDSAFRYIDLHVLDSVGSFGSGKLVRFYKKK, translated from the exons atg TGTTTCAGACAATGTAGTGGGCAAGTGGCACTCAAGTCTTGTGACAATAACGCCTTTCTTGTTTCTCA ATTACATCAAAATACCAAAGCCACACCACTGCCAACAACCATAGATACATTTCCTTCAATCATGGACCCACCAGAAATAGCCCTTGGCGGAATCAAATCTATTGAGAAAGCAAAGGatcattttgtaataaaatatgacacagCAGACTCTGGCAGATTATACATGCTCAATGGCCACACCTTCCGGTATTTTGTATCCAAAGGAGATTTTATTGACTTCCCAGAACCTAGGAATGAAGAAGATGTTGCTAAAATGGTGCTTAAGAGTGTGGATGAGTATGACACAGTTCCATTCGACATATCCACCGTAGAGGAGACTGAAGAATCTTTCATAATAGATGCAGAGcatattaaaatttactttgatAAAGAAAATGGTATAATGAACGTAAAAGATAAACGCACTAACAAAAAAGTGTTGCAAGAAGCAATGCCATTATCATTTGTTAACAATAAAACAGTACAAGTATTAGTTAATCACAAAGATGAACATTTCTTTGGTGGTGGAATGCAAAACGGCAGATTCGCTCACAAGGGAGAAAGCATACAGATAGTAAATACCAACAACTGGATAGATGGTGGTGTCACATCTCCAAACCCATTTTACTGGTCAACTTACGGCTATGGAGTTATGAGAAATACTTGGCAATCCGGCTTGTACGATTTTGGATCGAAAACCGAGAAATACGTAACAACTACAcataacgaaaaatattttgatgcaTTTTACTTCGTTAGCCCTCATCCCAAAGATATTTTGTTGGACTATTTTCACCTCACGGGTAGGCCGATTTTGCTTCCCGAATACGCCTTTTATCAAGCTCATTTGAACGCATTCAACCGAGACTATTGGGTCGAAGTAACGGCTGACACGAACGGTGCTATTCTGTACGAAGATGGAAAGTATTATAAAAGCTATCAGCCCCAAGATTTAGGGAACAAAACGGGAATTTTGGAATCGCTAAACGGTGAATTAAATAACTACCAATTTTCCGCGCGGGCGATGATAGACAGATATGTAAAGCATGATATGCCGCTCGGTTGGTTTATACCTAACGATGGATACGGCTCAGGGTATGGTCAAACCGACTCACTACAAGGAGACATCCAAAATTTGAAAGAATTTGCGATTTATGCGAGAAAGCAAGGAGTGGAAGTTGCTCTGTGGACAGAATCCAATCTAGAGCCCAAAGACCCTGATAACCCGAAGAAAGGAGAAAGAGATCTAAGCAGAGAAGTTAGTGAGGCAGATGTAGTGGCCCTGAAATGTGACGTGGCTTGGATTGGTTACGGCTATTCCTTCGGACTGAATGCAGTCGAAACGGCTACTAAGATATTTCACTCGTCAACTAAGAGAGCCGCGCGACCATTTATTATAATGGTCGACGGGTGGGCGGGGACACAAAGATACGCGGGGATCTGGAGCGGAGACCAGTCCGGCGGACAATGGGAATATATACGCTTCCATATCCCCACATACATCGGATCTGGCCTCTCGGGGCAACCTGTTGTTGGCTCCGATATGGACGGAATATATCGCGGGGGTAAAAAAGAGGTTAACGTTCGGGATTACCAATGGAAAACATTTACTCCCCTGCAACTGAATATGGACGGATGGGGGTCGGTCCCTAAAACACCTTTCACTTTTGATAATGAAGCTATCTATCTCAACAGGGCTTATTTAAAACTGAAATCGGTACTTATGCCATACACTTACTCTATCAACTACGAATCTATTCGAGGTTTGCCGATGGTAAGAGCAATGTTTCTCGAGTTTCCTGAAGAGAATCCGGCTTACACGAATGATTCTAAATATCAGTACATGTGGGGCCCAAATATTCTCGTAGCGCCAGTGTACACGCCAGATCCTTTTAGGGACGGCATTTACTTGCCCAACCCTCAACAGGTGTGGATTGACTTCTTTACTGGAGAAATGTACCAAGGTGGAAAGATTTACAACAACTTCGAAACACCTCTTTGGAAGATACcagtttttatcaaaaatggtGCTATAATTCCTACAACAGAACCCAACAACAACCCTTCCGAAATTAAAAGAGACAGTAGAACGTTTTATCTTTACCCTTCCGGGTCATCAAGCTTCGAGGTGTACGAAGACGACGGTATTTCTGTAGAATACGAGAAAGGTCATTTTgctaaaacaaaagtaaaaatgGCCACAACCGAATCGAACAAAGATGAACCAGATGACCTTTATGTTAGTATTGAAGAAACCAAGGGAAAGTACAAAAGCATGGTAAACGAAAGAAgaactttaattaaaataatgacttCTATTGAACCAAAGGAGGTAGAAATAATGTCCCAAGGACGATATACTCCTTTGAAGAAAGCAGAATCAGAGTCAGAGTATGACAATGAGGAAGATGTTTATTTCGTTAAGGATGACGAAATTGTGATCCCATGTATGCAAGACATTGCCGCAGAAAATCTCAAGCAAAAGTTTCTGctgataaaattgaaaaaaatcgaCGTAACCAAAGAAAAAGTCCATTTTAAAGTTACCGGTTTTGAAAATAAACGTAAAGTATTTGGCAAAGACAATGGTCTCGACTCTTCACTTCCGACACCGACGAACTTCGCACTTCATGAGGCGACGCCTACATCTCTGACGTTGTCTTGGGACGAAGTTAAGGAAGCAAAATACTATGAAATAGAGAGAGACGGTTACATATTTAGTAACATTATTGGGAACAAATTTAGCTTTCACGGCTTTAAGTTTGTAACGGAACATTCCTTTAGAATTCGTAGTGTTAATGACGGCGAATCGGAATGGAGCGACGTTTTGTCGACCTTTACAAAGGAGGATCCTTATGTAAACACATTAAAGGACGTAAAGGTATCATGCAATTTCCCTTGTCAACCAAACCAGGAGATTTGCAAACTCACCGACGGGGACGCAAATTCCCTCTGGCACACGCACTGGGGCTCACCTGGCAAGATGTGCCCAGTCAAAGGAAAAACTCTGAAGCTAAATTTCGATTTGGGACGAGTGCACGAGGTTGAGAAGATGGAATATCTGCCCAGAGAAGATGCTGGTAACGGGACAATCCTCCTGATTCAATACAGGCTCTCAAGTGATGGCCAAAACTGGACACCCTTGTCTCCAAAGATTTACTTGAAACATGATGCGGACACAAAGACTATCAAGTTGGATAGTGCCTTCAGGTACATAGATTTACACGTTTTAGATAGTGTCGGTAGCTTCGGATCAGGAAAGCTTGTgcgtttttataagaaaaaataa